One window of Pseudomonas sp. ML2-2023-3 genomic DNA carries:
- a CDS encoding glutamine synthetase family protein, with the protein MKGNLDRLSHWLKENKITEVECLISDLSGIARGKISPTNKFLNEQGMRLPESVLLQTVTGDYVEDDIYYELLDAADIDMHCRPDQDAVFIVPWATEPTAQVIHDTYDKQGNAIELSPRNLLKKVLSLYTARGWKPIVAPEMEFYLTQRSPDPDYPLKPPVGRSGRQETGRQSYSIEATNEFDPLFEDMYDWSEAQGLDLDTLIHEEGTAQMEINFRHGAALSLADQIIIFKRTMREAALKHDVSATFMAKPMTGEPGSAMHVHQSVVDLETGESVFSNPDGSMSELFMHHIGGLQKYIPETLPLFAPNVNSFRRFLPDTSAPVNVEWGEENRTVGLRVPDSDPQNRRVENRLAGADANPYLALAASLLCGYAGMVEGIEPSAAVVGRGYERRNLRLPLTLEAALECMEQSDMAKKYLGERFTKGFVAVKRVEHENYKQVISSWEREFLLFSV; encoded by the coding sequence ATGAAAGGCAATCTGGATCGACTGAGCCATTGGCTCAAAGAAAACAAAATCACTGAAGTCGAGTGCCTGATCTCTGATCTGAGCGGCATCGCCCGGGGCAAAATCTCTCCCACCAACAAGTTTCTCAACGAGCAAGGCATGCGCCTGCCAGAGAGTGTCTTGTTGCAGACAGTGACCGGCGATTACGTAGAAGACGATATCTACTACGAACTGCTGGACGCGGCGGATATCGACATGCACTGCCGCCCGGATCAGGACGCAGTGTTCATCGTGCCCTGGGCAACCGAACCCACGGCACAGGTCATTCACGACACCTATGACAAACAGGGCAATGCGATTGAACTGTCGCCGCGCAACCTGCTGAAAAAGGTCTTGAGCCTGTACACGGCGCGCGGCTGGAAACCGATTGTCGCCCCCGAAATGGAGTTCTACCTGACTCAGCGCAGCCCCGACCCTGACTATCCGCTGAAACCACCGGTGGGGCGCTCCGGCCGCCAGGAAACCGGGCGCCAGTCGTATTCGATTGAAGCCACCAACGAATTCGACCCGTTGTTTGAAGACATGTACGACTGGAGCGAAGCCCAGGGGCTGGATCTGGACACCCTGATCCACGAAGAAGGCACGGCGCAGATGGAGATCAACTTCCGTCACGGCGCGGCGCTGTCCCTGGCTGACCAGATCATTATTTTCAAGCGCACCATGCGCGAAGCGGCGCTCAAGCATGACGTGAGCGCAACCTTCATGGCCAAGCCCATGACCGGCGAGCCAGGCAGCGCGATGCACGTGCACCAGAGCGTGGTGGACCTGGAGACAGGCGAGTCGGTGTTCTCCAACCCCGATGGCAGCATGAGCGAGCTGTTTATGCACCACATCGGCGGCCTGCAAAAGTACATCCCCGAAACCCTGCCGCTGTTCGCCCCTAACGTGAATTCGTTCCGCCGTTTCCTTCCCGACACCTCGGCCCCGGTCAACGTCGAGTGGGGCGAAGAAAACCGCACCGTGGGCCTGCGCGTACCGGACTCGGATCCGCAAAACCGTCGTGTTGAAAACCGACTGGCCGGTGCCGATGCCAACCCTTACCTGGCCCTGGCCGCCAGCCTGCTCTGCGGTTACGCCGGGATGGTCGAAGGCATTGAACCGAGCGCGGCGGTCGTTGGCCGTGGCTATGAACGTCGCAACCTGCGCCTGCCCCTGACCCTGGAGGCCGCGCTGGAGTGCATGGAACAGTCGGATATGGCCAAGAAGTACCTTGGCGAGCGCTTCACCAAAGGCTTTGTGGCCGTCAAACGGGTCGAGCACGAGAACTACAAGCAGGTCATCAGCTCGTGGGAGCGGGAGTTCCTGCTGTTTAGCGTGTAG
- a CDS encoding polyamine ABC transporter substrate-binding protein: MKPIARKLMFMSLFALAGQASAQDTVNIYNWTDYIAEDTLANFQRDTGIKPIYDVFDSNETLEGKLLAGRTGYDVVVPSNHFLGRQIKAGVFQKLDKSQIPNWKNLDPTLLARLQANDPGNEYAVPYLWGTNGIGYNVDKVKQVLGIDTIDSWSVLFEPENLKKLKSCGVAFMDSADEIMPSMLNYMGLNPRSLELKDYKAAEKKLEPLRPYISYFHSSKYVTDLANGDICIAFGYSGDVYQAIHRAQEAGNGVNVAYVVPKEGGNLWFDMLTIPADAKNPEQAHAFINYMLKPEVIAGISEYVGYANANTAATALMEDEITHNPSIYPPESVQAKLYVSSELPPDLMRWMTRSWNKFKSGR; this comes from the coding sequence ATGAAACCTATAGCCAGAAAACTGATGTTCATGAGCCTGTTCGCCCTCGCCGGCCAGGCCTCGGCGCAAGACACGGTCAATATCTATAACTGGACGGACTACATCGCCGAAGACACCCTGGCCAACTTCCAGCGCGACACCGGCATCAAGCCGATTTATGACGTGTTTGATTCCAACGAAACCCTTGAGGGCAAGTTGCTTGCCGGACGGACCGGCTATGACGTGGTTGTGCCCAGCAACCACTTTTTGGGGCGACAGATCAAGGCCGGGGTATTCCAGAAGCTCGACAAGTCGCAGATCCCCAACTGGAAGAATCTGGACCCCACCTTATTGGCCAGACTGCAGGCCAACGACCCGGGCAATGAGTACGCCGTGCCCTACCTGTGGGGCACCAACGGCATTGGCTACAACGTCGACAAGGTCAAGCAGGTGCTGGGCATCGACACCATCGATTCCTGGAGCGTGCTGTTCGAACCGGAAAACCTCAAAAAGCTGAAAAGCTGCGGCGTTGCCTTTATGGACTCTGCGGACGAAATAATGCCCTCGATGCTCAACTATATGGGGCTCAACCCCCGCAGCCTGGAACTCAAGGACTACAAGGCAGCCGAGAAAAAACTGGAGCCCCTGCGCCCCTATATCAGCTACTTCCATTCCTCCAAGTACGTGACGGACCTGGCCAACGGCGACATCTGTATTGCCTTCGGTTATTCGGGTGATGTGTATCAGGCGATCCATCGCGCGCAAGAGGCCGGGAACGGGGTGAATGTTGCCTACGTGGTGCCCAAGGAAGGCGGCAACCTGTGGTTCGACATGCTGACCATCCCGGCAGACGCCAAGAACCCCGAGCAGGCCCATGCCTTTATCAACTACATGCTCAAACCTGAAGTGATTGCCGGTATCAGCGAGTACGTGGGTTACGCCAACGCCAACACCGCGGCCACGGCCTTGATGGAAGACGAAATCACCCACAACCCGTCGATTTATCCGCCCGAGTCAGTGCAGGCCAAGCTCTATGTGTCATCGGAGCTGCCGCCAGACCTGATGCGCTGGATGACCCGTTCGTGGAACAAGTTCAAGTCCGGTCGTTAA
- a CDS encoding FAD-binding oxidoreductase, which translates to MTSMMSLPHTYYSATRNQTLNCPPLEGHVQADVCIIGAGFTGLNTAIELAERGHSVIVLEAQHIAWGATGRNGGQLIRGVGHDLDAHEKTIGREGVTVLERLGLDAVDLVRQRVEKHGIDCDLRWGFCELANTPRHVENLVAEQASLQRLGYRHKVELVARADMHRVVASDRYLGGLIDEGSGHLHPLNLALGEAAVAQQLGVRIYENSAATRIGYGSQVRVHTANGVVHAKTLVLAGNAHLGDLEPALSGKVLAAGSYVIATEPLSEDLAHTLIPENRALCDQRVGLDYYRLSADRRLLFGGACHYSGRTLKDIAGYMRPKMLEVFPQLAGKTIDFQWSGMIGIGANRLPQIGRLQAHPNVFYAQAYAGHGINTTHMAARLVAQAISLEHSQGFDLFSRVPHLTFPGGKHLRSPLLALGMLWYRLKEIAAR; encoded by the coding sequence ATGACGTCCATGATGTCTTTACCGCACACCTATTACAGCGCCACGCGCAACCAGACGCTCAACTGCCCGCCCCTTGAGGGTCATGTGCAGGCGGACGTCTGCATTATTGGCGCAGGCTTTACCGGCTTGAACACCGCCATTGAGCTGGCGGAACGTGGTCACTCGGTGATTGTGCTTGAGGCGCAGCACATCGCCTGGGGGGCCACCGGGCGCAACGGCGGCCAACTGATTCGCGGGGTGGGTCACGACCTGGACGCCCACGAAAAAACCATCGGCCGTGAAGGCGTCACGGTACTCGAACGACTGGGCCTGGACGCGGTGGATCTGGTGCGTCAGCGCGTAGAAAAACACGGCATCGACTGTGATTTGCGCTGGGGCTTTTGCGAGTTGGCCAACACCCCGCGCCATGTTGAAAACCTTGTCGCCGAGCAGGCATCCCTGCAACGGCTGGGCTATCGGCACAAGGTCGAGCTGGTAGCGCGCGCAGACATGCACCGCGTGGTCGCGTCGGACCGCTACCTCGGCGGGTTGATCGATGAAGGCTCGGGGCATTTGCACCCGCTCAACCTGGCCTTGGGCGAAGCCGCCGTCGCGCAACAACTGGGGGTCAGGATTTACGAAAACAGCGCCGCGACCCGTATCGGATACGGCAGTCAAGTTCGCGTGCACACGGCCAACGGCGTGGTTCATGCCAAAACCCTGGTGCTCGCGGGCAATGCCCATCTGGGTGATCTGGAGCCTGCGCTCAGCGGCAAAGTGTTGGCCGCTGGCAGCTACGTGATTGCCACTGAGCCCTTGAGCGAGGATCTGGCGCACACCCTGATCCCTGAAAACCGGGCCCTGTGCGATCAACGTGTGGGGCTTGATTACTATCGTCTGTCGGCCGACCGGCGCTTGCTGTTTGGCGGCGCGTGTCACTACTCCGGGCGAACGCTCAAGGATATTGCGGGGTATATGCGCCCCAAAATGCTTGAAGTGTTTCCGCAGCTGGCAGGCAAAACCATCGACTTTCAGTGGAGCGGCATGATCGGCATTGGCGCCAACCGGCTGCCACAGATTGGCCGCCTGCAGGCCCATCCCAACGTGTTTTATGCCCAGGCCTATGCCGGGCATGGCATCAACACCACCCATATGGCAGCGCGGCTGGTTGCACAGGCCATCAGCCTTGAACACAGCCAGGGTTTTGACCTGTTCTCCCGCGTACCGCACCTGACATTCCCCGGGGGCAAGCACCTGCGCTCGCCACTGTTGGCGCTGGGCATGCTCTGGTACCGACTCAAGGAAATCGCTGCCCGCTAA
- a CDS encoding amidohydrolase — protein MKRFTPCVLAALFTLPSLQAMAAADLVFTNGKVFTGVPGQALVNAVAVENGKIMKVGSDDEVNALVDAKTRRIDLAGKVLMPGMIDTHSHPVLAGLASLGANLLDEEKPLPELEQWIIEQEQAGNTGDGAIVNIAGVSSAYWEQSSELGKRFNQGRWADKPLVLNGIDGHTGWANNAMLKHANIDAAFIKNLPSKERGYIGHGADFTPTGFVAESMWDQVRGQVPPPSAQVMLKAAREAVRINNQYGVTGWMDAASNAGHSDSLFDFTATEQSVGVLPLYRQLAENGELSAHVAALMLTNSKSKPADLEVLATVMKQFEGVPNLTFPGIKVFADGVLEYPGQTAAVIVPYKNNNKNGELLIDPAHFGELVVAAEKRGWIVHMHAVGDRAVRESLNGFEYARTQSPASVTHSISHLQLVNPKEFPRFAQLGVVASMQLLWATEESYTVDLVKPYISAFAYGYQYPAKSLKDAGAMIAGASDWPVSSPNPWNAIAQAATRKGPLGVLNAKESLDRQSMFYAYTSNAAKTLGLDAQIGSLVPGKQADLIILDRDVFSVDDEALSDTKVLKTFFAGKQVYAPDA, from the coding sequence ATGAAGCGTTTTACCCCGTGTGTGCTTGCAGCATTGTTTACCCTGCCCTCGCTGCAGGCCATGGCCGCTGCCGACCTGGTCTTCACCAACGGCAAAGTGTTTACCGGCGTGCCCGGCCAGGCGCTGGTAAACGCCGTGGCCGTCGAAAACGGCAAGATCATGAAAGTGGGCAGCGATGACGAGGTCAACGCCTTGGTCGATGCCAAAACCCGGCGCATTGACCTGGCAGGCAAGGTACTGATGCCCGGCATGATCGACACCCATAGCCATCCGGTACTCGCCGGTTTGGCCAGCCTGGGGGCGAACCTGCTGGATGAAGAAAAACCCCTGCCCGAACTCGAACAATGGATCATCGAGCAGGAGCAGGCAGGCAATACCGGGGACGGCGCCATCGTCAATATTGCGGGCGTCAGTTCGGCCTATTGGGAACAAAGCAGCGAGTTGGGCAAGCGTTTCAATCAGGGCCGCTGGGCTGACAAACCGCTGGTATTGAACGGCATCGACGGGCATACCGGCTGGGCCAACAACGCCATGCTCAAGCACGCCAACATTGATGCCGCCTTTATAAAGAACCTGCCGAGCAAAGAGCGCGGTTATATCGGTCACGGGGCAGACTTCACCCCGACCGGTTTTGTTGCCGAGTCCATGTGGGATCAGGTACGCGGCCAGGTCCCGCCGCCAAGCGCGCAGGTGATGCTCAAGGCTGCCCGTGAAGCCGTAAGAATAAATAACCAGTATGGGGTTACGGGCTGGATGGACGCGGCCTCGAACGCAGGGCATTCCGACTCGCTGTTTGATTTCACCGCCACTGAACAGAGCGTGGGCGTATTACCGCTGTATCGTCAATTGGCAGAGAACGGAGAGCTTTCTGCCCACGTCGCGGCTCTGATGCTGACCAATTCCAAAAGCAAACCCGCCGACCTTGAAGTGCTGGCCACGGTGATGAAACAGTTCGAAGGCGTACCCAACCTGACCTTCCCCGGCATCAAGGTGTTTGCCGACGGTGTTCTGGAATACCCGGGGCAAACGGCGGCAGTCATCGTGCCGTACAAGAACAATAATAAAAACGGCGAACTGCTGATTGACCCTGCGCACTTTGGCGAGCTGGTGGTGGCCGCCGAAAAGCGCGGCTGGATCGTACACATGCATGCGGTCGGCGACCGTGCGGTGCGTGAGTCCCTGAACGGTTTTGAATATGCGCGCACGCAGAGCCCCGCATCGGTGACCCACAGCATCAGCCACTTGCAACTGGTCAACCCCAAGGAGTTCCCGCGGTTTGCGCAACTGGGGGTAGTGGCATCCATGCAACTGCTGTGGGCGACGGAAGAAAGCTACACCGTCGACCTGGTGAAGCCTTACATCAGTGCATTTGCCTATGGCTATCAGTACCCGGCCAAATCCCTGAAAGATGCCGGGGCCATGATCGCCGGCGCCAGCGACTGGCCGGTTTCCAGCCCGAACCCGTGGAACGCCATCGCCCAGGCAGCCACCCGCAAAGGCCCTCTGGGTGTGCTCAATGCCAAGGAAAGCCTTGATCGCCAGAGCATGTTTTATGCCTACACCAGCAATGCCGCCAAAACCCTGGGCCTGGATGCCCAAATCGGCTCTCTGGTACCCGGCAAGCAGGCTGACCTGATCATCCTCGACCGTGATGTGTTCAGCGTCGATGACGAGGCCCTTTCGGACACCAAAGTCCTGAAGACCTTCTTCGCCGGTAAGCAGGTGTACGCACCTGACGCCTGA